AACACGTCGCGGCGGCGATTTCTGGCCGAACCCATCCGGCTTTATTTTGGCGAGACGGGCGGGTCGCGTGACCTGGCGTTGATCGAAGCCCGTCGCGATCCGGGCTTGGCCCAGTGGGTCCCGGCGAGAGATTGGGCGGCATTGAGCAGCGTGTTTCCGATGTTGCGCGAGCGTTTTCCGAGCTTTGCCGCTTTCAGCGCCGCCACCGTTCGTGACGTGCTTGATGCCGGCTTGCCCCCTATGCGCGAAGCGGCCGCGGCCACTCTCGACTCAGTTCTCTTGCTCAATCGCGGCGATTACTTCGAGGCCGGTCCGCTCCCGGATGAAGCCCAGCTTTCCCCGGTCTTCGGCATTGCGGTGGGGGACCTGGATGGCGACGGCCATGAAGATTTGTTCCTGGCGCAGAATTTTTTCGGCGTCGCGCCTTCGGAGAGCCGCCATGATGCCGGCTGTGGCCTCTGGCTCCGGGGGACCGGAGCGGGACGTTTGGCCGCGGTGCGCACGAACGAAAGCGGTTTCGCAGTCTATGGTGAAGGGCGCGGCGCTGCCCTTTGCGACTTCGACCATGACGGACGGCTCGATCTCGCGATCGGGCAGAACAACGGTCCGACGGCACTCTTTCGGAATGTGCAGGCGCGTCCGGGACTACGGGTCCGGCTGCGGGGTTCGGCAGAAAACCCGCAAGCGATTGGCGCCGTCCTGCGAGTCGTGTTTCGCGGGGGCAATCTCGGACCGGCGAAGGAGATTAGGCTTGGCGAGGGTTACTGCTCGCAGAATTCGACCGAGGTTGTCCTTGGGTTGCCCGACGAACCGGAGGCGCTGGAGATCCGCTGGACCGATCAGACTAAAGAGATCGTGAACGTGGCAGCAGGCGTCCGCCAGATTTCGCACCAGCAGTTGAGCCCACGAAATACACGAAAAACCCAAAAGGAGTGAGGCTGCCAGCCGCAACGAGGTTCTTGTTTGAATTCCGGAAGTTACCGGCACACCTGGCTCTCCGCTTTACGCGGTCTTCGGAGATGAATACACTTTCGTCCGAATTCACCAAACCCGTCTCCTTTATGAACAACTCTTTCTCCGACCCGCGCCCTGCCAGCCGCAGAGAATTCCTCAAACGCGCCGGCCTCGCGCTGGCCGCCGCGCCGTTCTGGTCCGGAATTATTCCCGAATCACAGGGAGCGAAAATCCCGGAAGGCATCAAGATCACGGATCTCAAATCCCTGATCGTCGAGGATGAAGTTTATCTCAAGGTCTTCACCGATGCGGGCGTGATCGGCGAAGGGCACACGTCGGTCCATCGCAAAGCTCCGACGTGCAAAGCGGCCGTCGATGATCTGGCGCGGGTTCTCTTGGGACGCGATCCGACACGGGTCGAGTTTTTGTGGCAAGCAATGTATCGCTGGCCGCGCTGGCGCGGCGGCCCAGTGCTGAACGCGGCCATCAGCGGCGTCGATCTGGCGCTCTGGGATATTCTGGGAAAATTGCTGGAGGTTCCCGTCTGGCGGCTGTTGGGCGGCGCGGCGCGCGAGCGGATTCGGCTTTACGTTCACGGCAGCGGCAAAGAAGGAGTGCAACGCGCCAAAGAAATGGGTTACACCGCGATCAAGACCAGCCCGGTCGTCGCCGATATGATCGACGGGCGCCGCGTCATCAAACGCCCGTGGAACTTGAAGCGGGCCGTGAAGATCATCGAAGACATGCGGGCTGCCGCCGGCGATGACTTTGATATTCTGATCGACGCGCACGGTTTGTTGACGCCGACGATGGCGCTGGAATTTGCCAGGGCGATCGAGCCGCTCCGAATCCTGTTTCTCGAAGAACCGATTCAACTCGAAGGCAACGACACGCTCGAATGGCTGGGCAAGCACACCACCGTTCCTCTGGCGACTGGCGAACGGCACACCACGAAATGGATGTTCGAAGACATCATCAGCCGCCATCTGGTGAGTTACGTGCAGCCGGATGTGATCCAGTGCGGCGGGATCACCGAGATTCGCAAGATCGCGGCCATGGCCGAGGCGCAGTTCATCGAAGTCGCCCCGCACGGGCCGGGGAGCCTTTCCACGGGGCTGGGATTGGCGTCGCTCCACGTGGATGCGAGCACTTCCAATTGCGTGATCCAGGAATCGCACCCCAATCCGACCGGCTGGCAACTCGATTTGTTCAACGGGCGGACGGTGACGATCAAGGACGGTTACGCGGAATTGCCGCGCTGGCCGGGTCTGGGCCTGCACCTCAATGAAGACGTGGCCCGGAAACACCCGCATTCCAATCCGAACCCGTCGATCTATTTCGAGGATGGATCGGTGGCGGATTATTGAACGTGGCCTGAGAAGAAAAGTCAGCACGAACTGCTCGAACTGCTCAGCTGGCCGTGCCTAGTTCGCGTTTCAGCATGGCCTTAAAGACCCGCTTCCAGCGTGCCTTCTGGCGAAAGACAGGCTCCTTCGGGTCGAGCCGTTTCTCCAAGCATAGCCCTGACTCTGACTCGCTAAAACGCAGGATGCGCGCGCCATCCGCTAGCTTCAGCAGGAGCATTTCGATGTCGCCTTTCACAGGGTAATCTTAAATTCAAAAACCGAACTCTGCCAACATCTGATTCAGCGTTTCGGGTGATGCCATTCCGAGTCGCCGGTGAGCCGCCTGCGCGGCCTGCTCGAAATCGCCCTCGTTTAATTGAACCACGGCAGCGGGTAACTGTTCCATGGCCACCGTCGCCGCCTCCAACACCTCGTGGTAGAGGGAGACAGACATTTCTCGTTCGTCCAAGTCGGCCCGGAGGAAGATGTGGAAGCGGCTTGCGCGAATGATGGTTTGGGCGGTCGCAGCTCGATCGAGCGGGTCAAGCAATGGCTGCGCCGTAAGGCGGACTTCGACGAGTGTGAAACCGCCGCGCAGTTGCAAATGCTGAAACGGGCCAAGGTCGAGCACACCGACAGCATGCACCAGTCAATCAACCATTGGAAGAAGTCCAGCCGACCTTGCTCGACCCTGTTGAGCCAGCTTCAGCGCCGGATCATCCAGGTCGAGGCGGTAAAGAATCTGATTATAATCATAGCGCGGCGTGGGCGCGGGTTTATCGGCGAACTGCATCGTGTAAGTCCCCTCGAAGATCAGCACCGGCGAGTCGGTTGGCGTAAATTCAGGGTGCAGCCGCGGATTGTAGAACGTGTAGTTCTCGTGCGTCAGGATTTTCACGGCCTTGCCCCACGGACCGGTCGGCGCGTCGGCTTCGGCATACCAGAGTTCGCCAAAGGCGGACGGCTTGCCGAAGGTTTCCATGAACACCGTCACCCAGCATTTGCGAAATCTGTTCCAAGCGATCGAGCCGCTGTGCGGCTTTACGGGCTTGCCGTCCGCGGCGGACGCGAGGCTTTCTTGCGGCTTCAGGACTTCCCAGGTCGAAGAATCCTGCCAGGCCTCGAAGCTCGCGGGACAGCGCAGCGCCGGCAGCGGGTTGCCGAAGAGCACCCAATCCTTTCCGCGTTCGTCCTTCCAAAACGCCGGATGGCCTTCGGGGACGGGCGGCGGTTTTGGCGCGGCGTCGGATTTCGTCCAGAGGACGTGCAGCGGCTCGAAGTTCGCCGACTCGTCCTTCCAGACGCAGAGCCCCCATTGATACGCTTCCATCGGCGGTTTGACTTTCATGTAGCTGCCCACGAGCCGCGCGTTGCCATTCTCGTCCGGCAGACTCACGTAGCCGGTGACCCAGGTTGGCCCGCTGCCCGCCATCTTGGCGATGCCTCGCGGCAGGCTTTTGGCGTCCGTGAAATAATCGAGCTTCAGCCGAATGGGCGGTTCGAATTTCGCCAGCGGCTTCACGGCGGAAGTCGCGCTCGTACCGTCGAAGATGCCAAGCGGATAGCGCGCGATCGTCGTGTCGCCCCAGAGCCAGAACAGGCGCCCGCGATGGACGGCGTTCTGGACGCTGTCGCAGCCAAGAATGCCGGAATCGCGCCAATCCAGCGCCTGGCCTAGTTTCTGGCTTTCCGCGAAAAGCCCGCCGCCCGTGAGACGGCCCAGGCGTTTGGCGATGATGGTGCGATTGACTTCGACGCGCAGCGTCTTGCCCGGCTCAGGCGTCAGGCGCACTCCGCGGCTGCCAAAACCATCCTTGGGCACTTCATAGCCGTGGCCGAGGACATCGAACCACGTCTCGCGTCCCATTAACTCCGGCAAATCAAAGGCGATGACGCCCGCGTTGTCCGATACGAACCGCGCATGATGTGTCGTGCGCAACTCGACGAGCGGCACGGGCCAACCGCTTCCCTTCTCGACGACCTCGATGCGGCAAGGCTCCAAAGCCAGCGCCTCGTGGGGCAAAACCACAAGTCCGAGCAGACCTGGCAGCAACCTGCGAACAAGAGCGTGTAATGAATCTGTCATGCCTCCATTGAGAACAGAGCACGAACCAAGAATCAAATCGGTTCCGAGACGGTAGGGCAAGCCTGTCCCCAGCGAGCCGAGTCGGACGTGTTCCAAGCGCGTGGAGCAGCTCGCCGGGACGGACTCATACCGGCGATCGTTTCATGGGCCGTGGGCATGGTTCCGAGACCAAAACGTGCAGGGAACGAGCGGACTGCCGCACTCCAAGACTCCAAGACGCTGCCGCGTGACACGTGAAGCCAAGCGCTTCAGAGTTCAGAGCTCCGTCATGGCCCCCAGGATGATTTGACTGGAGCGACGGATCATTCGTAGATTGCCCCCGAACTTCTATGGGATCGAACCCGTACATCGTTCTATACGACGACGCCTGCCCGCTGTGCACATTTCAGATGAAAGTGCTGACTTGGCTCGACTGGTTCAACGTCGTCCGCCTCCTGCCGCTTTCACACCCGGAGGCCGGCCAGATCGCTCCGCAACTGACGCGCGAAGACTTGCTGGAAGCCATGCATTGCGTGACGCCGGAACGGCGGGTTTATCGCGGCGCCCGGTGCATCCGGTTTGTCGGCCTGCGCATGCCGCTGCTCGTGCCGCTCGCGCTGTTCCTCTGGATTCCCGGAGTCATCTGGATCGCGGAAAAAGTTTACGCCTGGGTGAGCCGGAACCGGCATCTCCTGAGCCGGCTGTTCGGATGCAAAGAAGCGTGCGCCGTGATGCCGGCGCGCAAACGCGAAAAGGATCTCGTCTGAATGCGTCCCTGGGTTAAAAGGGTTAAATGAGTTGAATGAGTCAATTCGTTAAAAGGATTGAAGCTCCAGAGCCGTCACGCCGCGGTAACCTTGTAACGATTTAACTCATTCAACCCATTTAACGATTTAACAATTTCACACAGCGGCACCCCTGTGATCGCGGGAGTGAAACGAACTGAGTTTCGGCGACGTCTCACGGCCGCTTTGACCCAAGCGCGCCGGGAATTGCTCGGCGCCCGTGCACCCGGCGGCCATTGGGTCGGGGAACTTTCCAGCAGTGCCCTTTCGACTGCCACCGCAGTCTGCGCCCTTGCCACCGTTGAAAAACATTCCGCACTCCGCACTCCGCACTCCGCACTCCTGATCGAGCGCGGACTGGAGTGGCTCGCCCAACACCAGAACTCCGACGGCGGCTGGGGCGACACGACCATCAGTGTTAGCAACATCAGCACGACGGCATTGTGCTGGGCGGCGTTCGGGATCGTGCAGGGGAGCGACGCAAAGTTCCGAAGCGTCGTTGCGCGCGCGGAAAACTGGCTGGCTGAAAGGGCTGGAGGGATCGATCCTGAACACCTTGCGCCGGCCATCATCCGGCGCTACGGAAAGGATCGCACTTTCTCCGTTCCGATCCTCCTGACGTGCGCGCTGGGCGGACGACTGGGGCCGATGGCCGGGGCGTGGCGCCGGATTCTGCCGCTGCCCTTTGAACTGGCGGCTTGCCCGCATCAATGGTTCGCGGCGCTGCGGCTGCCCGTGGTCAGCTATGCGTTGCCGGCGTTGATCGCGATTGGCCAGGCGCGGCATCATCACTTGCCTTCGAGAAACCCTCTCGCGCGCTTTGTCCGGGCTCTGACGCGGAGCCGGACGCTCGCCGTTCTTCAGAGCATTCAACCTTCGAGCGGCGGATTTCTGGAGGCCACGCCGCTGACGAGCTTCGTCGTCATGAGCCTCGCCTGCGCCGGGAATGTGGCCCATCCGGTCACAAGACACGGCCTCGAATTTCTCGAGAAATCGCCGCGTCCGGACGGAAGCTGGCCCATCGACACGAATCTGGCGACGTGGGTCACCACGCTCGCGCTCAATGCGCTCGGGCCGCGGCCAGCGATTGATTCGGGAGTGAGCGCGCTGGCTTTGGAACCCAACGATCTCCGGGCCATCCGAGAATGGCTTCTCGCGCAGCAATACCGCGAGGAACATCCCTACACGCACGCCGCGCCGGGCGGCTGGGCCTGGACGGATTTGCCGGGAGGCGTTCCGGATGCCGACGACACAGCCGGAGCATTGCTCGCGTTGCACAGTCTGGGCGAGATCGGTGACTCGACACGCGCCGCGGCGCTGGCGGGGATCCATTGGCTGTTGAACCTCCAGAATCGCGACGGAGGGATTCCCACGTTCTGCCGGGGCTGGGGCGCGCTGCCGTTCGACCGCAGCAGCCCGGATTTGACCGCGCACGGCTTGCGCGCCTGGGCGGCGTGGCGCGCGGACGTCCCATCAAACGTGCGAACGCGGCTCGATCAGGCCACCGTTCGAGCGGTGGAATACTTGCGGCAAACCCAGCGCGAAGATGGCTCGTGGGTTCCGCTCTGGTTCGGAAATCAATTCGCCCCGGACGACCAGAACCCGACCTATGGAACCGCGCGCGTCGTGCTCGCACTGGAAAAACTCGCGGCGCTCGGAATCAAATCAGGCGAGGGACCGCGGTCGCGGGGAATCGAGTGGTTGGTGCGCGCGCAGAATCCGGACGGCGCCTGGGGCGGCTTCAAGGGCGGTCCGGGTTCCGTCGAAGAGACCGCGCTCGCGCTGGAGGCCCTGGCAAGCACAACCAAGAACGGCGCTGGCCAAGAAATGGGAGAAGTCCGGTCTGCGATCACGCAGGGCACGACCTGGCTGGTGGAACAAGTGGAGAATGGAACCTGGAAGAATCCATCGCCGATCGGTTTCTACTTTGCCAGGCTTTGGTACCACGAGCGGCTCTACCCGATGGTTTTCACGGTCGGCGCTTTGAACGCCGCGGAACGGTCCTGTCGCGAGGGTTGAAGCTGATCTGCGGTCAATGGCTGCAGCGGGGCGCTGATTCGGAAACTCTCCTTCGATCTTAACAAAACCGAGTGACGACGCTAACCAATACACCAAAAAGGCCATGGCGAAGAGCACGGCGGCAAATGCCAAGAAACTCGCCGCAATCTGCCAGTGTTTAAGACAAGCCTCGTTCACCGCCAATCGAACCACCATGCGCCGTTCCCTTTTCGGCAAGCTCGCAAGTTCGGGAATACTCTCTTCCCACAGCGTTTTCATCCTGGTTTTCTGCTGGGCAAAGCCGGTGCCCAAGAAGTCCGCGGAGTGAGGTGGGGGGCGCTGGTTCGACGCTCCATGACCCCTTAGCCCGACTGGGATCGGTAGTCGCGGCTCGTGGTTCGAACTCGGCGCAGCCTCGCCGGATGATCGCGAGGAGGAAGTTAATCCAGGGCGTGATTTCGTGCCGGCCTTCATGCCCAGTGCGTCCACGAGTTGTCGCCCATTAGAGCGCGGTCAGTGATCGCCGTCCACGTAGCGCAGAGTTCCACTCTGCCGTATCGCAGATTTGGAATCTGCGGCACACCGGCCAATCCGGCGCGGTCGGGTGAGTTTGTCGCGTAGCTGACTACAAGTCAGCGATACAGCAGATTGAAAATCTGCGCTACGCTTCACCGCCAACTTGCGGACGCACCTTTCATGCCGGCGCGGCGAAATCCTGTCTCGACGATCCGGCGGGCACTGTTAGACTCCGCACCATCGAATTATGTCAACCCTAGCGCCGAGTGCGCCGCGAAAGATCAATCTCCGCCGGCCCGATGTCATGGCCGCGGTCCAGGCTCAGGTGCTGTCGCATTACCGAAGCGAATTGATCGACCAAATTCGGGCGAAAGGCCTGGTCGTGTCCGCGGAAGGGCGGCTCACGGTCAAGCTGGCCAAGGAGTTCGGGTTTTGCTACGGCGTCGAGCGCGCGATTGACCTCGCGTACGCGGCGCGGAAGGTCTTTCCCGATCAGCCCATCTACATCCTCGGCGAGATCATTCACAACCCGGAAGTCAACGACCAGATCCGGGCCATGGACATCAAGTTCCTTTCCGGCAAGGAAAGGAACGCCAACCTCGACGACTTGAAGCAAGGCGACGTGGTGATCATTCCCGCGTTCGGCGCCGAGACTTCGACGATGGAAAAACTGGAAGCGAAGGGTTGCCTCTTTGTCGATACGACTTGCGGGGACGTGATGAGCGTCTGGAAACGCGTCCGCCAGTACGCGAACGACTCGGTCACGAGCATCATCCACGGCAAAGCCTGGCACGAGGAAACGAAGGCCACGAGTTCCCGCGCCACGGCCAGCGGCAAGGGGCATTACCTGGTCGTCTTCACGCTGGCCGAGACGGACTACGTCTGTCACTACATCCTGACCGGCGGCAACAAAGCGGAATTCCTCGAGAAGTTCAAAGGCGCGTACTCGCCCGGCTTCGATCCGGACGTTCATCTCCAGGCCATCGGCGTGGCCAACCAAACGACGATGCTGCGCGGCGAAACCGAAGAAGTGCAGCGCCGGCTCAAGGCGGCCATGGAGAAAAAATACGGCGCGGTGGAACTGGACAAACATTTCCGGTTCTTCGACACGATCTGCGGCGCGACGCAAGACCGCCAGGATGCGCTGGAGAAATTGCTGGCCGAGCCGCTGGACCTTTTGCTCGTCATCGGCGGCTACAATTCGTCGAACACGTCGCATTTGGCGGAGATGGGCGAAGCGAAGCTGCCGACTTTTTTCATCAAGAACGCCTCGAAGATGATCTCGGACGGTTTGATCGTGCACTTCGACCAGCACACGCACGCGGAAATCGAAACCAAAGCCTGGATGCCGCCGGGCCAAATCACGGTGGGCGTAACAGCCGGCGCGTCGTGTCCGAACAATTTGATCGAGGACGTGATCCGGCGGCTGTTTGAGCTGCGCGGCGTGGCGGTGCAGAATTTGTTGGCGAATTAGAAGGCGTTTATGATGTTTCATGTCAATCTGGAGAAGGCCGAGGACGGTTGGATTGTCGCGGAGTGTCCGGCGCTGCCGGGATGCGTTTCGCAAGGCCTCGATGAAAAGGAGGCTCTCGAAAACATCAAAGAGGCGATTACAGCTTGGCTTTGGGCCGAAGACCAGAAGGCGAATGCGAAACGGTCACGCCGATCCCGGCAACGGTCGGTCGTGGTGGCTGTGTAGGCCGTGGGCAGGTTGGCGAACATTTCTGGCAGAGAAGCCGTGCGCGTATTTCACAAAGCCGGGTGGCAGAAAGCCGGACAGGTTGGCAGCCATTTGGTGATGGTTAAGCCGGGTGTGAAAGCGAATTTGTCCATCCCTCAACATCGGGAACTCTCTGCCGGAACCCTGCGGGCATTGATCCGGCACTCCGGTTTAACCGTGGAGGAATTTCTCTCTCTGCTCTGATTTCCGATGGCCTGCTGTCGCGAAGAGCTTGAGAAGCGTGAGCGCCGCTTCCTCGCGCCCTGCGCGCAATTCAGCGCCGAAACCCGCGGGCGGAAGTTCGACGAGCCGCCTCCGGAGTGGCGCACGCATTTCCAGCGCGACCGCGACCGCGTCATCCACTCGCGCGCGTTCCGCAGACTGGAATACAAAACCCAGGTTTTCCTGAACGGCACCGGGGATCATCTGCGCACCCGCCTCACCCACACCATGGAAGTGGCCGCGGTCTCGCGCAATATCGCCCGCGCGCTGCGCTTGAACGAGGACCTGGCCGAGACTATCGCGCTCGCGCATGACCTGGGCCATCCGCCCTTCGGCCACAAAGGCGAGACGGTGCTCAACAAGCTGATGAAGAATCATGGCGGATTCGAGCACAACCTCCATAGCTTGCGCATCGTCGAGGAACTGGAGCAAAAGTATCCGCTCTTCCCCGGTTTGAATCTGACCTGGGAAGTTCGCGAAGGACTCGCCAAACATTTCACCAGCTACGATCATCCCAGCCGGCGCGCAGGATTCGAGGCCAAATCCTCCTCGCTCGAAGCGCAGGTCGCCAACCTCGCCGACGAAATCACTTATTACAGCCACGATCTGGACGATGGACTGGATGCGGAGTTGCTGAACGAAAAGGATCTCCGCCGGAATGCGCGCATTTGGGGGGAAGCCGCGCGGACCGTACGGAAGGAATACGGCGATTTGCCCGACGAATGCCGCCGCTACTTCATCATTCGTTGCGTCATCGATGGCCAGGTGAAGGACGTCGTTTCCACGACGGAACAGCGGTTGAAAAATGCCGGCGTTCAGTCCGCGGACGAAGTCCGTCTTTTTCCCCGAGCGCTCGTTCAATACAGCGCGTCGCGCCGAAAGCAGAATCGGGAGCTGCGCGATTACCTGTACCAGAACCTTTATTACAACCCGAAAGTTCACGAACCGAACTTGCGCGCCGTGAGAATGATCGAAGAGCTTTTCCGGTATTGCCTGGCGCATCACGAAGCGGTCGGCGAACAATCCCGCAAACGCGCCCGCCAGATCGGCTGGCCCCGCGCGATCTGCGACTACATCGCGGGCATGACAGATCGGTACATTAGCCTGGAATATCAGCGATTGGTTGTCGGTTGAGGAGGCCCGCTCCGGGAAAGCCGAGTTTCGTCTGGATACGTGGTCCGCAGTTTCCACCATCCATTGCTCAGGACCGTCGCTTCCAGAGGCATGAACGCCCCTTTCGTCGTGAGTTTGTGTCCGGCGAGAACTTGAGCCAACAGCACCAAGTCTTCCACCGCGTGTTGGTCCCGGGGAAGTTTCCAGACGCGGGCTTTGCCATCTCGATATGCTGCGACCAGGTACCGGCCATCTGCGGACAGGCTGCCCTCAGCGGCTTCAGCGGAAAGCGAGAGAAGGGGGGTGATTGGCTCCCCTGTCGCTGCGTCCAGAACTCTCGGCCGCCTGTTCTCATCCAACCTAAAGACCATCGTGCCGTCCCGACTGAAGGAAGTGCCATTGGCCAAATTCTTGAAGAAGGGAGTCAGCAACTCGCCTGTGCGGGCATCCCAAACGGCTCCCACGCCAAAGCCGTCTGAAGCCCTGGTCGAGACTCGCCGACCGTCCGAACCAAATTCAGCGCGCGTGATCCGGCCGCCGTGCCCTCTCAGAACAGCGATGAACTCGCCTGACTGAACATTCCAGATGGGCACAGTGCCATCATCGGCCCAGCCAGCGAGTCGTTGACCGTCTGAACTGAAAGTCAGGCCGTTCAATCCAGCAGCATATGTGAGCTCCCGCACCCTCGATCGAACTGGACATCAAGAAAAGTCCGCTCTGGCCTTATTGCCAGTCCACCGCGATATGGAAATGTCCGGCAGACCGTTCCGCAGTCAAACCGAGCTCCGGCCCATTCAAAGGCCAGCCTGTGCCGCGGGTGCGCAGCATGTCGATGAATTATTGGTTCGGCGCAGTGGATGGAATCGACCTCTATGAATATGTTTGGGGACGCGGTTGGCGGATTTACA
The DNA window shown above is from Verrucomicrobiota bacterium and carries:
- a CDS encoding galactonate dehydratase produces the protein MNTLSSEFTKPVSFMNNSFSDPRPASRREFLKRAGLALAAAPFWSGIIPESQGAKIPEGIKITDLKSLIVEDEVYLKVFTDAGVIGEGHTSVHRKAPTCKAAVDDLARVLLGRDPTRVEFLWQAMYRWPRWRGGPVLNAAISGVDLALWDILGKLLEVPVWRLLGGAARERIRLYVHGSGKEGVQRAKEMGYTAIKTSPVVADMIDGRRVIKRPWNLKRAVKIIEDMRAAAGDDFDILIDAHGLLTPTMALEFARAIEPLRILFLEEPIQLEGNDTLEWLGKHTTVPLATGERHTTKWMFEDIISRHLVSYVQPDVIQCGGITEIRKIAAMAEAQFIEVAPHGPGSLSTGLGLASLHVDASTSNCVIQESHPNPTGWQLDLFNGRTVTIKDGYAELPRWPGLGLHLNEDVARKHPHSNPNPSIYFEDGSVADY
- a CDS encoding DUF393 domain-containing protein — encoded protein: MGSNPYIVLYDDACPLCTFQMKVLTWLDWFNVVRLLPLSHPEAGQIAPQLTREDLLEAMHCVTPERRVYRGARCIRFVGLRMPLLVPLALFLWIPGVIWIAEKVYAWVSRNRHLLSRLFGCKEACAVMPARKREKDLV
- a CDS encoding squalene--hopene cyclase, producing MKRTEFRRRLTAALTQARRELLGARAPGGHWVGELSSSALSTATAVCALATVEKHSALRTPHSALLIERGLEWLAQHQNSDGGWGDTTISVSNISTTALCWAAFGIVQGSDAKFRSVVARAENWLAERAGGIDPEHLAPAIIRRYGKDRTFSVPILLTCALGGRLGPMAGAWRRILPLPFELAACPHQWFAALRLPVVSYALPALIAIGQARHHHLPSRNPLARFVRALTRSRTLAVLQSIQPSSGGFLEATPLTSFVVMSLACAGNVAHPVTRHGLEFLEKSPRPDGSWPIDTNLATWVTTLALNALGPRPAIDSGVSALALEPNDLRAIREWLLAQQYREEHPYTHAAPGGWAWTDLPGGVPDADDTAGALLALHSLGEIGDSTRAAALAGIHWLLNLQNRDGGIPTFCRGWGALPFDRSSPDLTAHGLRAWAAWRADVPSNVRTRLDQATVRAVEYLRQTQREDGSWVPLWFGNQFAPDDQNPTYGTARVVLALEKLAALGIKSGEGPRSRGIEWLVRAQNPDGAWGGFKGGPGSVEETALALEALASTTKNGAGQEMGEVRSAITQGTTWLVEQVENGTWKNPSPIGFYFARLWYHERLYPMVFTVGALNAAERSCREG
- a CDS encoding 4-hydroxy-3-methylbut-2-enyl diphosphate reductase yields the protein MSTLAPSAPRKINLRRPDVMAAVQAQVLSHYRSELIDQIRAKGLVVSAEGRLTVKLAKEFGFCYGVERAIDLAYAARKVFPDQPIYILGEIIHNPEVNDQIRAMDIKFLSGKERNANLDDLKQGDVVIIPAFGAETSTMEKLEAKGCLFVDTTCGDVMSVWKRVRQYANDSVTSIIHGKAWHEETKATSSRATASGKGHYLVVFTLAETDYVCHYILTGGNKAEFLEKFKGAYSPGFDPDVHLQAIGVANQTTMLRGETEEVQRRLKAAMEKKYGAVELDKHFRFFDTICGATQDRQDALEKLLAEPLDLLLVIGGYNSSNTSHLAEMGEAKLPTFFIKNASKMISDGLIVHFDQHTHAEIETKAWMPPGQITVGVTAGASCPNNLIEDVIRRLFELRGVAVQNLLAN
- a CDS encoding type II toxin-antitoxin system HicB family antitoxin, with the translated sequence MMFHVNLEKAEDGWIVAECPALPGCVSQGLDEKEALENIKEAITAWLWAEDQKANAKRSRRSRQRSVVVAV
- a CDS encoding type II toxin-antitoxin system HicA family toxin produces the protein MGRLANISGREAVRVFHKAGWQKAGQVGSHLVMVKPGVKANLSIPQHRELSAGTLRALIRHSGLTVEEFLSLL
- a CDS encoding deoxyguanosinetriphosphate triphosphohydrolase translates to MACCREELEKRERRFLAPCAQFSAETRGRKFDEPPPEWRTHFQRDRDRVIHSRAFRRLEYKTQVFLNGTGDHLRTRLTHTMEVAAVSRNIARALRLNEDLAETIALAHDLGHPPFGHKGETVLNKLMKNHGGFEHNLHSLRIVEELEQKYPLFPGLNLTWEVREGLAKHFTSYDHPSRRAGFEAKSSSLEAQVANLADEITYYSHDLDDGLDAELLNEKDLRRNARIWGEAARTVRKEYGDLPDECRRYFIIRCVIDGQVKDVVSTTEQRLKNAGVQSADEVRLFPRALVQYSASRRKQNRELRDYLYQNLYYNPKVHEPNLRAVRMIEELFRYCLAHHEAVGEQSRKRARQIGWPRAICDYIAGMTDRYISLEYQRLVVG